In the bacterium genome, TATGAAAAAATTCATCTACTTCCTCGAAGCCAAAAAAAAATCCAGAATCTTTTTAAACTTACCGTATTCTCAGTAAAGTGGAATTAAAAACAATATGAGCGATAATATTTTTCAAGGCTACCGTGGACACGCATTAGAAGTACTGAAAAAATACACCGCGCGAGTTTGGGCGGCCGTGGATGTCGAAACGACGCGCGGACTCTTTCAGGGAACTATATTGCCGCGCGCGGAAAACACGGACGATGAACATATCGTTTTGAAGATCAGCACCGGATATAATATCGGCCTGGACGTCAATACGATCACCGATATACATGAAACCGGATTTAAAAAAGCCAATTACCAGATTCCTGAAAAACAGTTTCCGAATACCAAAGGACTGCCGCACGTCAAATTATTCGGAACGGGCGGCACGATCGCCTCGCGTCTCGATTACAGGACGGGCGCAGTTATTCCGGCGTTTTCTCCGGGAGAACTGTACGGCGCGGTGCCTGAGTTGGCTGATATTTGCAATGTAGATACCGAGAAAATATTTGCCGTGTTCAGCGAGAATATGGGACCGAAGCAATATATCGCGCTTGCTCACGCCATCGTCAAAGAGATCAGAAGCGGCATTGACGGCATAGTGGTCGGCCATGGCACCGATACCTTGCAGCACACCGCCGCGGTGCTGACGTATATGGTGCAAAATTCTCCCGTGCCCATCATCATGGTCGGTTCCCAGCGATCGTCCGACCGTCCGAGTTCCGACGCCGCGCTGAATCTGATGCATGCGATGTTTACAGCCGGCACGTCGGACATTGCCGAAGTAATGGTGTGTATGTTCGGCCCGACGTCCGACGAGTACGGACTGCTTCACCGCGGAACGCGCGTCAGAAAAATGCATTCGTCCTATCGCTCCACATTCAGAACCATCGGCGACACGCCCGTGGCAATGGTTACCAGAAAAAAAATCACGCACATCAAAAAGGAATACAATCATCGCAGAAAAGACAAGAACGTGGATCTTTTTCCATTCTTCAGCGAAAAAGCGACGATGCTGTATTATTATCCGGGGATGAAACCAGATGTGATGTTCGCGATGATCGATGCGGGTTATAAAGGCATTATCATCGTCGGAACGGGCCTGGGGCATGTGAATAAGGAACTGTATCCGGCGATAGTCAAAGCAAAAGAAGAAGGCGTTTCGGTATTCATGGTGGTGCAGACGATCTGGGGTTATGTGCACATGTTTGTGTACGATACCGGGCGCGACATGATGGCCAAAGGCGTCGTGCCGCTGGGCAATATGTTACCTGAGACAGCGTACATCAAACTCGGCTGGGTGCTCGGGCAGGCCGAAGATCCCGTCGAAGTGAAAAAGATGATGCTCACGCCGATCTGTTCAGATATCACTGAACGCGAACCGTACAACGGTTATCTCGTCCTGCAGGGCGGCGTGCCGGAGGTAGAAGAGTTTGTGAGGAAGGTGCATAAGTAGGGTCGAACCGCCCCCTGTCTCCCCCGCCTTACCAAGGCGGGGGTCGTACTAATTCGATTAGTACGTGCCCTCTCCTTACCAAGGAGAGGGACAGGGTGAGGTTGCCGAACCCACGAATACCCTGACTAATCTCTATCGGATGGTTAAATTCATAACGTCTGTCGGCGCCATTTTATCGTAGAACTTAAAATCATGATAAATTTAATAACTGTAATATTGCTGAAACGAAATTGCCTAAAAACATTAACGGTTAAGGAGAAATGATCGATGAATAAGATTTTGTTGCTCTTACTTATTTTCACACTTACAAACGTATTACGATCCCAGACCACTCTCGACATCAATGACAGTGATATTAAGCTGACGCTACCAGCCAAATGGAAAATGGCCGGCGACGAAAATAATAAAGGAGTACGGCTTGTGACCATCGCCAGAGAAGCTTCAGCGACTTAAAGAACCGGAGCGTCGTACCGACATTTTCAATGGTCTTTGAGAAAGTACCCGTTAACCTTGATCCGATCAAATACAGTCTGAAATACCGGCATTTTAACGTGGAGGAAACATTCATTCATGAATCCGGAAAGATGGGTTTGAGATATGCCGTTGGGTACCGTGGAACTTATAAATACGACGACATTGAACATACGATCTATGCTGTTTACGCGGTAAATGGTGAGAACGGAATCCAAATAGTGGCCGATGTAACGACGGATCTTTTCCCGACTGTACAAGAAGAGTTTCTCCTCATGCTAAAAAGTATGGAACTGAAAACCGTGTATGACACCTCGATGGTTATGAAGACCCGGTTTGTTTCAGCAGGTGAGCTCGCATTTGAGAACTATCTCAATAATAAAAAAGATAAAAAAGCGGAAGCGCAAGTAATGGGATCGGGGGATTCGACTTACATTTTTTTCATCCTTGCCAAGAACACAAAGGGTCTCGGCGAGAAATTATATTACTTAGAGGAATTTGCTGCTCGGAATCCTAAATTAGGCCTTGATGAATTGTATTTTGAGAGAGGTATGGCCCGGCAGCACCTCAATATGTACGATTCCGCCCTGACCGACTTTATCAGATTGGAACACATGCATCCCAACGACCCTTCTATATATTATCTGAAGGGTGAACTGTATTCGAAGATCGACAGCTTTGCAACCGCGCTTACGTATGTGAATAAGACACTGGAACTGGACAAAGAATGGTATCTAGCACATTTTATCAAAGGGACATGCCTGGTAGAATTGAAACGATACGACGAAGCGATGAAAGCCCTCGACCTGGCGATCAAATATGACGAAAAGAATGCGCAGGCCGTTTTCATGAAAGGACGCGCTTATTACGGGAAAAAAGATTACAAGAAAGCGATCTCACTGTGGGAAAAAGTGAAGAAAATGGATCCAAGATCCACGGATTATGTGAATGGCTGGATCCAATATGCGGTCGATTTTCAGAAAAATAAGTAACGATTCAAACCGCCCCCACTTGGAATATTTCTCAAAACTTCAATAGTTCGACCCCCGCCTTGCCAAGGCGGGGGAGAAAAGGGGGCGGTTGCCCACGAATCCCTTGACAAATCTCTGTCGGGTGTGTACATTGTGAGCGTCTCATCGTGGTTCTTTTTCATCGTGGAGACTTCAATCATGATCAATTCAGAAACCGAAATTTTGTTTGAACGAAATTGCGTATATATCCCATTTTTACAGCGATACACGCAATTTCGGTAATGTATAAGTTATACGCTATGTGCCTCTCAATCCTAACATCTTAGTGCATGACCGATTTTGTATACAAGGATGGACTATATCGTCCGACGATAAAAACGATTTACATCTTCCTAGATGATGGAGGCCAACGAGAAGCTGACTATTATGGTTTCACTACCTTGCTGATCGACGAATTTTCTTTTCAATCACTTGAATCACAGGTTTTTTCCCTTTGCAAACAGTTCAATATCACAGAACTCCATGCCATGAAATTACATCAGGAAGGACAATTAATTGATGATATGAACACATACGATACATTCTACACTACTATTTTGGATTCCCTCGCTAGTGTTCTGGAAAAAGCCAATTACTGTTATCTACGATCCATTTTAGCTTCTAAGAAGATAATTGATAAGGTAAACAAATTTCATTTTGATACTCTCAAGGATAGCAGTGTTATAATGCGTGGGAAACCACTCCCAACAGAGATTTTGAAATTATATCAATATGTTGCATTTCCAGTAGATCAGAGTTTACACAAAATAGACTGTGACAGCACTGTTAGCATTAACTTGCAAGTTGATAGAAAAGACGAACTCGATTCAACAATACTGAACAAGAAGACATATTTATCTGGCCATCATGTATCGAATTTTTACAATGCGGCAGAATTAATTCCTCGGTTATTAAATATCCTTATCGAACTTGGCTTAAAAAAACAATGCAAAATATCCAACTTTTCAATTGTATCGGACAAAGTTTCTCCTGGAATTGGAGTGGTTGATGCCATAGCAAATTTTGGGTTTAATTTTGCAAAGTGTGCAATCAAACCTGTACCGTCGCAAACTGAACAAAGAAAATCTGATTTATTCACTCACTTTTTGAATCGAATAAGTTGGTCTACCGACCAAGTAACTACCGTAAAATCGTCAATCAGAAATTCAATTACATTTGAGAATGGAAGTTTCCATTATTTGACTGACACGCCCATTTCGGTTTTCGAGATGAAACATTAAGCGAGGCACACAGCGTATAACATGCGGCTTCCACGAGCCGCTTCGCGACGCCTTTTGATTTGACGATAGAGAGATTGTGGGCGTTGCTTCGCCAGTAGCTCGCTCACGTATTGAGTATGTTCTTAATTAACTATAATTTTCCTTGCGTGCGAGCTACTGCGTGTAGCCGCTCAGCGTTATCTTTGCAGAAAACGACAATTAAAAATATACGTGGAGCAGCGACCACTCCAAAAACGGGCGACACCGAAAAGCCAAACGAGTAGGACGAATTGAGGAATGAGTATGACCAACAGCGTAACCTTGCATAGGGTTCTTAAAGTAACTCCTGAAAAAGTATACCGGGCTTTTACGGATGCTAATGCCATGTCGTTTTGGATCCCGCCTTATGGATTTTTATGCGTGGTGCATCAGATGGATGTGCGTGTGGGCGGCAGTTATAAAATGTCCTTTATTAATTTTTCAACCGGAAACGGACATTCTTTTGGAGGAACGTTTTTGGAAATAAAACCGAATGAATTCATAAAACATACCGATAAATTTGACGACCCGAACCTGCCCGGTGAAATGATCACGTCGATTTCGCTCACGAAAGTTTCCTGCGGCACCGAATTAAAAATCGTTCAAGAGGGCATTCCTTCGGTCATCCCGGCAGAGATGTGTTATCTCGGCTGGCAAGAGTCGTTAGAAAAATTAGCAAAGTTAGTTGAACCGGAAATTCCGGATGCTTAATTTTTCCGGGCGACAAATCAACAAATGGAATAGTATTATTTCATAAAAACTAACTGCACGTCGTGTGTTATGAATATTCTAATTTCCGAAATGAAATCCCCCTATATCCCCCTTTTCAAGGGGGACAAATCCGAATACTGCATTAACCATTCCCCCTTGCAAAGGGGGTTAGGGGGATTGCTTGAATGGTCAATATTCATGCCTGTAATGATTGTTTTTTTATGCCTCTCCTCCTGCGACGGCATCGTCAATTGGATGTCCTTTCACCCGGACACGAATACCTATATAGCAGAAAAAGACCTGCCGGAGTATGTTCATGTAGTTAAGATACGCACGTCGGACAGCCTTACGATACAGGGGCTTTATTTTTCGGATAAAAACGATTCCGTCAAGTCGAAGATCATCGTTTATTTTCACGGCAATGCAGGGAATATGTATCATCGAATTACGGAAGGCGCGAAGTTGTTTGAGTTGGGCTACGACGTGCTGGTCGTGAGTTACCGAGGCTATGCGCGCAGTGAAGGGAGCCCGTCGGAGCAGGGGATCTATACCGACGGCAGGGCGGCGTTGGATTTCGTCACGCGCGATCTCGGATATAAGATGAACGACGCAGTGATCTATGGCCGCTCTATCGGAACGACGGTTGCGATCGACGCCGCGCAGGGGCTGGATATTGCGAAACTTATTCTCATCACACCACTATCTTCCGGCGCCGCGTATGCAGAAGCGAAAGGCTTGGAGTGGCTGGAATTCATGGTAGGAAAGCCCTTTCCATCCATCGATAAAATAAATAATGTAAAATGCCCGCTGTTGATTATTCACGGCGACGCGGACGAAGTGATACCGCAGAGGCTCGGCCTGGATCTGTATAAGGCATATTCGGGCATGAAAAAATTTATTTCCATTCCGGGCGGTGGACACAATAACCTGGATTATGTTTACCCCGATTTTTATTGGCGTTCGATCAAAGAGTTTTTGTATGAGTAAATAGACGGATCGTCATGCTGAGCCTGTCGAAGCAGGGCGGAGAATTAATAATGTCACTCTTTGGCAGCGGAATACGAAAAATATTATTGGCCGGTTTATTACCAGATATCATTTTCAAAGGAGACAAGATATGTCAGGATCTGTCATAACGCGCATCTGGCACGGTAAGACCAAAGCCGAGCATGCCGAGGAATATCTGGAATTTGTTGTCAAAACGGGCGTGCGGGATTACAAAAAAACGCCGGGTAATCTTTCAGTTCAGATCCTGAGGCGCATCGACGGCGCAGAGTGTCATTTCTGGACGGTGACGCGATGGAACAGCGTGGAGAATATCAAGAAATTCGCCGGCGAGGATTACGAAAAGGCGCATTATTATCCAGAGGATAAGAACTATTTATTAGAATTTGAACCTAACGTTATTCATTGCGAGACGTTTGATTATTGAGCCAACGGTCACCCTTACAGAACTCAATATTTACTTCACGCGAAGCGCCGCTCTTTGTTTCGCATCCCGCGTACTATCCGGCAGTCCGTATTTGTAATCGTAAATTGCTTCTTCCCAGTCGCCGTAGATCGGGTTGGGGAGGATGATAAATTTACTGCCCCACTGATCTTTCAGTTTTTCCACACCGTCAAAGCGTTCCGCAATACTCTTCTTTTCAAAAATGTACGTAAAATCATTAAGATTATCGCCGCAAAGTAGTACGACCTCGTGCGTCTCGGCCACTTTCAATCGGCGTTTTTCCTTGCCGCCGGGTTCTGTTCGCAGCAATACGTGGCTGTCATCAGCCTGCGGGAATCCCATTTTGACGAGGTTGGCCAGCGTACCTTCTTTTTCTTCGGACTTACGATTGGAAATATAAAAGACTTCCGCGCCTTTGGATACGGCATAGTTCATGAACTCCAATGCGCCGGGAACCGGAATGGACTGCGCGCCCTGGGTCCATGCTTTCCACGTAGCCTGCGAAAAAGATCCATCCGTAACGATTAGGTTTGCGTTGTATGGACTGTTGTCCAAAACCGTTTCGTCAATGTCCACGATCACGGCGGGTTTTTTATCGAATTTATTCTGAAGCGCTTCGTCGAGCCTGAACTTTGCCAGCGCGTAGGCCTGATAACACAATGCGCGGTATTCTCCCGATGTCTGGTGCCATAGCATAGCATTGACCGCAATCGCGTTCTTTGATCGTTCGATGGTATTTGTCTGCGTGCGCAAGGCTGTGCAGGAAATAAATGTGAAGAAGATCAGTATGAAAATGTGTTTCATGTCGGTTTCTCCTTATGTGATATTAGGTTTGGGTATTGGTGTTATTTCCCCTTTAGCAAAGGGATTCGGTATTATTCCCCGTTAACAAAGGGATTCGGTATTATTCCGCGTTAACAAAGGGATTCGGTATTATTTCCCGTTAGCAAAGGGTTTCGGTATCATTCCCCCTCAGCAAAGGGTTTCGGTATCATTCCCCCTCAGCAAAGGGTTTCGGTATTATTCCCCCTTAGCAAAGGGTGTACACCCTTTGCTAAGGGGGAATTAGTGGGTACAAAAATTTAGCGGTTAATATAAAATCAAGCTTTCCCGAATAAACTCAAGCTTTCCCGAATAAACTCAAGCTTTCCCGAAATGTTTCATGATTGCGCAATTAATGCCCATACTAAAATTCAAATGTCCCCAACCGATCCGGAACGGTAACGTTGTTGAATCCTTCGACGCGAAGTGCCGCTGCGAAAGGCTGACTTTGCGTTTCTTCACCGTGAACCAGAAAAACAGACGCCTGCTTGCCAACTTTTTTTACGAATTTCATCAGATCGTTCTTATCCGCGTGCCCGCTGAATGAATTGAGCTTCACGACGTTTGCATTTACTGCATACTCCTCGCCAAATATTTTTATCGGACTGATTTTGTCTACTAATTTTCTTCCCAACGTATGTTCCGCCATGAACCCTACGATCAGTATCGTATTATTTGAATTCTCGATATTGTTCGCGAGATGGTGCAGAATGCGGCCTGCCTCGCACATACCGGAGGCGGATACGATAATACACGGTTCCTTGAGGTCATTCAACTTTTTAGACTCGTCGGCCTTTTTGATGTAACGCAACCCATCAAAGCTAAAAGGGTTATCGTTTTTCGAGAGCAAGTATTGCGCTTCAGCGTCGTAGTATCGCGGATATTTCTTGAACACTTCGGTCACATTTACCGCCAATGGACTGTCAACAAAAACAGGTATCCCCGGCACTAGTTTATTTTCATACAGTTTGTTTAAATGATATACAATTTCCTGTGTTCGCTCAACGCTGAAAGCCGGAATGATGATCTTTCCGTTCTTCTTAACGGTTTCTTTGATCACTCTGACCAGATCGCCTTGAATTTCTTTTGCCGGATCGTGAAGCTTATTTCCATAAGTGCTTTCCGAGATCAAAAGATCCAAATATGTGATCTGATCGGGGTCTTCGATGATCGGCAGATTGGACCTTCCGAGATCGCCGGTGAATCCCATACGCAACGTTTTGCTATTTTCAACGATCTCGAGCAGAAGCATCGCGGAACCAAACATGTGGCCCGCATTAAAAAAAGTTACCTTGACATTCGGAATGGGTTGAAACGTTTGTCCGTAATCGATGCCTTTAAAATGTTTCAGCGAGGCCTCTGCGTCTTTGATCGTATACAACGGTTTGCGGAGCATTTCGCCTTTTTTGGCAAGCCGCTTATTCATGAATTCTACATCACGTTCCTGAATGAACGCCGAATCCTGCAGCATCACCGTACAGAGATCAACCGTGGGCGCGGTACAATGGATGGCTCCGTTAAATCCCTGCTGAACGAGATTCGGAATATTTCCGCTGTGGTCAATGTGAGCATGGGAAAGAACCATGGCATCCACTTCCGCCGGATCGAATGGGAAATTTTTATTTCGGCTGAATGCTTCGTCACGTCGTCCCTGGAAAAGGCCGCAATCAAGGAGAAGTTTTTTCCCTCCAATGGTAAGAAGATGTTGTGAGCCGGTTACGCTTTTTGCAGCGCCGCAGAATTGTATGTCCATGATCTCCTCTAAATTTAGTGAATACGGCTAACCGCAAAGAGCGCAAAGGCCGCTAAGAAAATGCTTGACGTACTGTGCGGTTATGTTTTCGTTTTCATTTTTTCGTCATAAATAGTCTGGATCACATCGGATTCATAGGTGCGCTTGCCCTGCAAGTCGAGTTTCGCCATGGTGACCATTGCCTCCGCCACAACCAATGCCCGGATCGCGCGGTATTTCCGCCATCGCCCGATGAGAATGAAGCCGAAGATCCTGAAAAGGAACATGGCGATCTTTTCGCCAAGCCGGAATTCCGCGCGGTTTCCCAGCAACAGCGACGGGCGGAAGATATGAATGGCGCTGAATTTCAATCCTGAAACGGCTTCTTCTATGTTGCCTTTGACCCGATTATAAAAAACACCCGATTTGGATGACGCACCCAACGCCGTGACAATGAGAAGTTGCCCCGCGCCATTTCGTGATGCAATGGTTGCGATGTTATACGGGTATGTAAAATCAACTTTGTAAAACGCATCTTGCGATCCGGCTGTTTTTATGGTCGTGCCCAAACAGCAAAACACCTCGTCCGCTTTTATTAAGTGCGCATGGTATTCCAAATTATCAAAATCAACCACTTGTTGCTGCAACTTGGGATGTTGGAGCGGCAGTGCTTTTCTCACGAATACGATGACTTTGGAATAGAGTTCCTCTCGCAGAAGGGCATCTAAACACGAACTTCCAATAAGCCCGCCGGCGCCGACAAGTAGAGCAGTTCGCATATATACCGTGAATAGTTTGATCAAAAACTTATTAAATTTTACACAATTTTTTCAGTAATTACAGTAAAAAAGTTGTCTTTTCAGAAAAGTTTTATTACTATGAGTCATTCACAAAACACAGAGTTATTCACATCGTAAACAAAAGGAGTATTATCATGCGAAACATGATTATGTTCATGCTGGCCATCGCGTTGATCCCATCATTGGATGCACAGATTGCGATTCCCCGCCAGAGCCCAAAGGCTACCGTTACACAGACGGTCGGTATCACCGAAGTCTCGATCTCGTATTGCCGCCCTGCAGTAAAAGGCAGAGAGATCTGGGGCAAACTGGTTCCATACAACGAAGTATGGCGAACGGGGGCCAATGAGAATACGACGTTCACGATCAGCGATACCGTGAAGATTGAGGGAACGAAACTTGCGCCCGGGACGTACGGATTACAAACCATTCCGAACACGGACGAATGGACGATTGTATTGAGTAAAGACGCTAAACTTTGGGGCGCATTTAATTATAAACCTGAAAATGACGCTCTGCGTTTTAAAGTGAAGCCGCAGTCTGCTGAAATAGTAGAACGTATGCGATTCTCATTTGAAGATGTTACGGATAATTCGGCCATGGTGACGTTGCAATGGGAAAAATTAAAAGTTGTGTTCAAGATCGAAGTTGAAACCCAGGTTTTTACTCTTGCTAAAGCGCGCTCAGCCATTACATGGCAGCCGACAATGCAGGCAGCAAATTATTGTTTAGAAAACAACGTGAATCTCGATGAGGCGATGAAATGGATCGATATTTCTATAACGATCCAGGAAAATTACTGGAATCACCGAGTCAAAGCGCAATTGCTGACCAAATTCAATAAACAGGCAGATGCTGTAAAGACGATGGAAAAAGCATTACAGTTTGCGAAGTCCATGCCCGAACCGCCGTTTAATATGAAACAGACGGAAGATATGCTGGCCGAATGGAAAAAGAAGAAATAATTCATAACCCATAAGGGTCAAAAGCATACATACGACAGTGTGTATGCTTTTTTTTTGTAACAAAAGCGCTCGGTGGGCGTAAACTAGCCATTCAAATAAATTCATATCTTATATGCCATTCTTTTTTTCATCGCATTAAAATGAGGAGTTATCATGAAGCGTTTCACGGATTTCAGTTTTTGGATCGTCATCCTATCGTGTTTAGCGATCATGCAGTATGAATTGGTTGGCCAGGAAAAAGAAGTTAGGCCGAGCCCACCTGCAAAAGTTTCATTCAATTTAAATGGAAATGATATTGTCATTGACTATTCCAGTCCGTCCGTTAAGGGCCGCGAGATATGGGGAAAATTGGTTCCTTTCGATAAAGTATGGCGGGCGGGCGCGAATGAGAACACCACCATTTCGTTTTCAAAACCTGTTATGATCGAAGGTAAGAAACTGGTCGCAGGAACGTACGGCTTTCATACTATTCCATCAAAAAACGAATGGATCATCATTTTTAGCAACGATGCTAAGGAATGGGGCAGTTACAAATATAAACAGGAACGTGATGCGCTTCGGGTCACGGTGAAGCCGCAGGCAAACGCATTGCAGGAAAAGTTGGTCTATACCATTGACAAGGCCGATAATAAAAAAGCAAAAGCCGTATTGGCCTGGGAAAAACTAAAAATTGCATTCACCATAGAAAATGTTGAATAGTAATTCATTAACCAATGAAGGAGCGGTTAAAGGCGGGCTTAAAATAAAAAATTGACCGCAATAATCGAAAGTATTTGTTCCTAACTAATCACATACTAATAATAGGAGGAAAAAATGAAAGTAATTATTCACTCGGCATGGTTCGTAGCCATGCTCTCAGTTCTGAGCCTAACAAGTTTGTCATCGCAGGAATTGCTGATTCTGCCGGACGCAAGTCCCGCGGCCATGGTCATGCAGGAGGTCGGTATTTCCAAAGTAAAGATCAGTTACCACAGCCCCGCAGTCAATGGCCGTGAGGTTTGGGGCAAACTGGTTCCGTATGGCTGGGAGGCGCCAACTGCTTTTGGAAACGGTAAAGCAACGCCATGGCGCGCCGGAGCAAATGAAAACACAAGCATTACGTTTACGCACGATGCGATGGTTGAAGGCAAGCCTCTGCGCGCAGGCACGTATGGATTATTTATGGTGACCGGACCGGATCAATGGACGGTCATATTCAGCAAGAATTCAACCTCCTGGGGACAATTCTTTTATG is a window encoding:
- the gatD gene encoding Glu-tRNA(Gln) amidotransferase subunit GatD, which codes for MSDNIFQGYRGHALEVLKKYTARVWAAVDVETTRGLFQGTILPRAENTDDEHIVLKISTGYNIGLDVNTITDIHETGFKKANYQIPEKQFPNTKGLPHVKLFGTGGTIASRLDYRTGAVIPAFSPGELYGAVPELADICNVDTEKIFAVFSENMGPKQYIALAHAIVKEIRSGIDGIVVGHGTDTLQHTAAVLTYMVQNSPVPIIMVGSQRSSDRPSSDAALNLMHAMFTAGTSDIAEVMVCMFGPTSDEYGLLHRGTRVRKMHSSYRSTFRTIGDTPVAMVTRKKITHIKKEYNHRRKDKNVDLFPFFSEKATMLYYYPGMKPDVMFAMIDAGYKGIIIVGTGLGHVNKELYPAIVKAKEEGVSVFMVVQTIWGYVHMFVYDTGRDMMAKGVVPLGNMLPETAYIKLGWVLGQAEDPVEVKKMMLTPICSDITEREPYNGYLVLQGGVPEVEEFVRKVHK
- a CDS encoding tetratricopeptide repeat protein gives rise to the protein MVFEKVPVNLDPIKYSLKYRHFNVEETFIHESGKMGLRYAVGYRGTYKYDDIEHTIYAVYAVNGENGIQIVADVTTDLFPTVQEEFLLMLKSMELKTVYDTSMVMKTRFVSAGELAFENYLNNKKDKKAEAQVMGSGDSTYIFFILAKNTKGLGEKLYYLEEFAARNPKLGLDELYFERGMARQHLNMYDSALTDFIRLEHMHPNDPSIYYLKGELYSKIDSFATALTYVNKTLELDKEWYLAHFIKGTCLVELKRYDEAMKALDLAIKYDEKNAQAVFMKGRAYYGKKDYKKAISLWEKVKKMDPRSTDYVNGWIQYAVDFQKNK
- a CDS encoding SRPBCC family protein, which encodes MTNSVTLHRVLKVTPEKVYRAFTDANAMSFWIPPYGFLCVVHQMDVRVGGSYKMSFINFSTGNGHSFGGTFLEIKPNEFIKHTDKFDDPNLPGEMITSISLTKVSCGTELKIVQEGIPSVIPAEMCYLGWQESLEKLAKLVEPEIPDA
- a CDS encoding alpha/beta hydrolase, which encodes MPVMIVFLCLSSCDGIVNWMSFHPDTNTYIAEKDLPEYVHVVKIRTSDSLTIQGLYFSDKNDSVKSKIIVYFHGNAGNMYHRITEGAKLFELGYDVLVVSYRGYARSEGSPSEQGIYTDGRAALDFVTRDLGYKMNDAVIYGRSIGTTVAIDAAQGLDIAKLILITPLSSGAAYAEAKGLEWLEFMVGKPFPSIDKINNVKCPLLIIHGDADEVIPQRLGLDLYKAYSGMKKFISIPGGGHNNLDYVYPDFYWRSIKEFLYE
- a CDS encoding antibiotic biosynthesis monooxygenase gives rise to the protein MSGSVITRIWHGKTKAEHAEEYLEFVVKTGVRDYKKTPGNLSVQILRRIDGAECHFWTVTRWNSVENIKKFAGEDYEKAHYYPEDKNYLLEFEPNVIHCETFDY
- a CDS encoding 5'-nucleotidase, lipoprotein e(P4) family, with the protein product MKHIFILIFFTFISCTALRTQTNTIERSKNAIAVNAMLWHQTSGEYRALCYQAYALAKFRLDEALQNKFDKKPAVIVDIDETVLDNSPYNANLIVTDGSFSQATWKAWTQGAQSIPVPGALEFMNYAVSKGAEVFYISNRKSEEKEGTLANLVKMGFPQADDSHVLLRTEPGGKEKRRLKVAETHEVVLLCGDNLNDFTYIFEKKSIAERFDGVEKLKDQWGSKFIILPNPIYGDWEEAIYDYKYGLPDSTRDAKQRAALRVK
- a CDS encoding MBL fold metallo-hydrolase, which gives rise to MDIQFCGAAKSVTGSQHLLTIGGKKLLLDCGLFQGRRDEAFSRNKNFPFDPAEVDAMVLSHAHIDHSGNIPNLVQQGFNGAIHCTAPTVDLCTVMLQDSAFIQERDVEFMNKRLAKKGEMLRKPLYTIKDAEASLKHFKGIDYGQTFQPIPNVKVTFFNAGHMFGSAMLLLEIVENSKTLRMGFTGDLGRSNLPIIEDPDQITYLDLLISESTYGNKLHDPAKEIQGDLVRVIKETVKKNGKIIIPAFSVERTQEIVYHLNKLYENKLVPGIPVFVDSPLAVNVTEVFKKYPRYYDAEAQYLLSKNDNPFSFDGLRYIKKADESKKLNDLKEPCIIVSASGMCEAGRILHHLANNIENSNNTILIVGFMAEHTLGRKLVDKISPIKIFGEEYAVNANVVKLNSFSGHADKNDLMKFVKKVGKQASVFLVHGEETQSQPFAAALRVEGFNNVTVPDRLGTFEF
- a CDS encoding NAD-dependent epimerase/dehydratase family protein, whose product is MRTALLVGAGGLIGSSCLDALLREELYSKVIVFVRKALPLQHPKLQQQVVDFDNLEYHAHLIKADEVFCCLGTTIKTAGSQDAFYKVDFTYPYNIATIASRNGAGQLLIVTALGASSKSGVFYNRVKGNIEEAVSGLKFSAIHIFRPSLLLGNRAEFRLGEKIAMFLFRIFGFILIGRWRKYRAIRALVVAEAMVTMAKLDLQGKRTYESDVIQTIYDEKMKTKT
- a CDS encoding DUF2911 domain-containing protein, with the translated sequence MRNMIMFMLAIALIPSLDAQIAIPRQSPKATVTQTVGITEVSISYCRPAVKGREIWGKLVPYNEVWRTGANENTTFTISDTVKIEGTKLAPGTYGLQTIPNTDEWTIVLSKDAKLWGAFNYKPENDALRFKVKPQSAEIVERMRFSFEDVTDNSAMVTLQWEKLKVVFKIEVETQVFTLAKARSAITWQPTMQAANYCLENNVNLDEAMKWIDISITIQENYWNHRVKAQLLTKFNKQADAVKTMEKALQFAKSMPEPPFNMKQTEDMLAEWKKKK
- a CDS encoding DUF2911 domain-containing protein; translation: MKRFTDFSFWIVILSCLAIMQYELVGQEKEVRPSPPAKVSFNLNGNDIVIDYSSPSVKGREIWGKLVPFDKVWRAGANENTTISFSKPVMIEGKKLVAGTYGFHTIPSKNEWIIIFSNDAKEWGSYKYKQERDALRVTVKPQANALQEKLVYTIDKADNKKAKAVLAWEKLKIAFTIENVE